In Candidatus Accumulibacter cognatus, the genomic window CCTTGGCGCTCCTCGCCTCGGCCTCCTGCAAGCGGCGATCGAGGGCTTCGATGCGGGCTTCGTAGCTTTGTTTCAGTTGCTGTATCTGCGCCTGGATCTCGGCGAGTTCGGCGTCGCTGGCGGCAGATACCGGGGGCGCGCCGAGCAGCGCCAGCGCGCATGCGCCGGATACCTGAATGAATCTGGACATGCTTCTGCATCCTCTAAACGTGGTTGATCATCGCCGGCCCGGAGGGCGGCGAAACCGGACGGTTCAGAGTTGCACAGGTGGGGCGCGGCTGGAATAGTAGGCGGGAACGCCGGCCGGGCGGATGGCTGCGCAGGCGTCGACCAGGACGAAGTCGCCCAGCGTTTGGTCAAGCGGCGGCGGGTGGCCTGCTGGTGCGGCATTGGCCGCTGCAGCGAGCAACAGACACTCGACGCAGAGCGCATCGCTGTCCGGGTCCTGCAACCCCTTTTCCTGCATGGCCTGCCGCCATTCGGCGAGATGCTTCAGGTCGTGCCACTGCACCTCGTGCTGCACGCCGAGCAACAGGAGCGCCATGACCACCGCCAGAATATTGCGCAGCATCGCGGTTGCCCGCTGCCTGGACAGGGTGGATGATGCCGGGCGATGCCGAGCGGGCGGGTTCATGTGCGCCCGGCCCACGGCTCGGTGGCATGGTCGAATCGCGGCAGACCAGCGATTTGCTGCCGCTGGCGAGCGTGCAAACACGCAACCGCCATCGCCGCGCCAGCGTCGCGGGTGGCGCCATGGATTGCCGAGAGGACGTAAGCGGGAGAAGGTCTCACGACAGACATGGAAACACAAAATCATTGCAAACGCAACATTGTTGCGTTTACCGGATGCGAACGGTCATGAATTTTCCTGGCCCCCCGCTCACCTGTGCCAGCAATGAAAGAACCGGGCAGACAGGATGGGTGGTTCACGCTAGAGTTCGACTCTCCTGCCATCACTCGGAACCGTTTCGATGCGAGCTCTTTCCTCCACCGGCCAGCAGGCAATCAATGACCTGGCCCAGCGATATTCCTTCACTCCGGCCGCGGTCTTGCACATGCTCGACGCCGTGAGCAACGCTCGGGGTAGCATGGCGCAGTTCAACCACCCGGAATTCGGCGGTGCCGGCCAATGGATGCGCGGTGGCATGACCATGCTGTCCGAGATGTTCAACCATTCCCTGAAAGGCCGCGTCGACGGGCTCTGTCATGACCTCGCCGCCCTGTTGGCCAGCGAGCCCGACCTCCTTCGGGGAGGCAGCTTTCAATCGCAGAGCCAGGGTGGCGGCTACAGCCAACAGCAGAGCCACGACAGCGGCCAGCTCGGCGGCAGCTTCAGTGACGCTCGACAGCTACAGGATGGCGCTGGGCCGGTCGGTCCGGTGAGCCTGTTCGTGCCGCCCACGGCCGGGGATGCCGGTGATTGGTGGGGCGGGGACCTGCGCTGGCCGACCAGCACCGGTGCGCAGAACGGCGTCCGCTACGCCTACTTCGCCCAGGCCCGCCGGCTAGCGATCGAGCTTGGCGGCCGGGTGACGATCTACGATACGCTCGATCATCAGATCGGCGGTTTCTCGCAGCAGCAAGGCCTTGGCGGGTCGCTGACGTTTTCCAGCCAGTACGGCCTGGTGGACGTGGCCAGCCTGCCGGTCGTCGCGGTGGACGGCCACCTCCAGGCTGCGGCCATTCCCCCCCCCGCCGCCGCCCCCTCGTCAGCGCCGCCTTCGGATTCCCGCGGCGCGCACCCGTCCTGCGGTGGGAGCGACATCTTCGCGCTCATCGAGCGGCTGGCCGACCTGCACGCCAAGGGGATTCTCAGCGCCGAAGAGTTTGCTGCCAAGAAGACCGAACTACTGAGCCGGATCTAGGCCTGTGACGAGGTCAGGCCGCCCCACCTGCCGGATGGCCCTGAAACTCGTCGATGACGTCAGCCGTCGTGATCCTGCGGCCGAAGTAGCCGATGCTTTCCTCAAGGCCTTCGGCGCGCAGGATGTCGCGCACGGCCGCATGTGCCGCCACCAGCCGCAGGCGAATCCCGGCGGCCTTGAGATCCCCGTGCAGCTGCGCCAGCATGCGTGCGCCGGTCAATCGACAACGGGTGAGCTGGAAAGGTTGCTCACCACCAGGCCGAGCGGTGCGGCGTTCGAGCGGATTTGCTGCCAGACCGCGTTGCGCTCGATGACGGAGTAAATGCGGATGCCCGGGTTGCGGCCAATGAAAGCCACATGCGGGTGTGCTGCCCGCCGTATGAGCAACAACATCGAGACCCGCACCGCGACAATCAGCCCCTTCAGGATGCCGAGCAGCAGCACGCCGGCAAAAGCCACCATGGCGACGCCGAACTCGAAGCGGCCAACCCGCCACACGTCGCGCAGTTCACCGACGTCGATCAATCCCTTGACTGCCACCAGCATGAGAACCACGTTCGGCAGGTTTACAGCATCCCCGTCAGAATCATCAGGAGTAACTACTCAGCAGGATCTGGGCACGCCTTGTGCTGATGTTGAATGATGGATGAACTTCCTGAGCTTAGCCGACTGAGCGTTGGCGGGAAAGACCGACTGATCCGGGATCTGTAGTTCTTCCGCGCCGCGCACACCATCAAGGGCGGTGCCGGCGTCGTCGAATGCCGCTTCATCGAAGCCTTCACGCACAAGGTCGAAAACGTCCTCGACAAACTGCGTAACGGCGAGATCCCGGTGAGCGGCGAATTGTCGACGGTGATGCTCGCATGCTGCGACCACCTCGGCGCGCTGCTCGACGTCCTCGCCGCCGGCCTGCCGCAGCCTGATGCCGCCGTGCAGGCGCGCGGCGACGCCCTGCTGGCGACGCTGACCGCCCAGTTCCTCGGCGGCAGCCTGCCCGCTGAAGACGAGCGTCACATCGAAACCTCCGGCGGCGGTGTGGTTACTACCGACGCCTGGCACCTCTCGGTACGCTTCGGCCCCGGCGTGCTGAAGAACGGCGTGGACCCGCTCTCACTGCTGCACTACCTGACCTCGCTGGGCGAGATCACTCACCTGACCACGCTCGCCGACACCCTGCCCGCGGCCGACGCGATGGACCCCGAATGCTGCTACCTCGGTTTCGAGATCGGCTTCCAGACGCGTGCCAGCAAAGCCCAGATCGAACAGGTCTTCGACTTCGTCCGCGACGAGTGTACGCTCCACATCCTGCCGCCGCACTCGAAAATCGACGAATACATGCAGTTGATCAAGGAATCTCCCGAAGACCCGATGCGCCTGGGCGAGATCCTTGTCTATTCCGGCGCCCTGACGCAGGCCGAACTCGATACCGGTCTCGCCGCCCAGTCCCGCGCAGCGGTGGAGAGCGACACCTTGCCACCCAGACCGATCGGCGCCATCCTCGTCGAGCAGAAGGTGGTGCACTCCGAACTCGTCGAAGCCGCCGCCAGCCGGCAGACGGTGATCAGCGAGAAGAAAACGCGCGAAGCCCGCATGATCCGCGTGCATGCCGACAAGCTCGACCAGTTGATCGATCTCGTCGGCGAGATGGTCATCGCCGGCGCCAGCACCTACCTGCTCGCGCAGCGCAGCGGCCGGTCCGAACTGATCGAATCGACCGCGGTGCTGCGCCGCCTCGTCGAGAACATCCGCGACTCGGCACTGCAACTGCGCATGGTGCCGATCGGCGAGACTTTCAACCGCTTCCAGCGCGTCGTGCGCGACAACGCACGCGAACTCGGCAAGACCATCGACCTGGCGATCATCGACGGCTTTCTGACCGGCGTCGGCCCGGCCTCCTACGTCGTGCCGCTCGACTCGGTCGTCGAATGCATCGAACTCGGCGAGGTCTCGGCTAGCCGCAACTATCTCAACCTGCGCGGCGAGGTGCTGCCCTTCGTCCGCCTGCGCGAGCTGTTCGGCATCGGCGGCGAGATCCCCGACCGCCAGAACGTGGTCATCGTCCAGTACGCCGGCGAGAAAGCGGGTCTCGTCGTCGATACCCTGCTCGGCGAATTCCAGACGGTGATCAAACCGCTCGGCGTGCTCTTCAAGCACCTGCGCGGCATCGGTGGATCGACCATCCTCGGCACCGGCGAGGTGGCGCTGATCCTCGACGTGCCGGCGCTGGTCGGCCTGGTGACCCGGCTCGAAGACCAGCGTCTGACCGCGCCCCCAGCAGCGGAGCGACTGGCCGCGTACTGATTTCAAGCAGGACCCCATCCCCCTTCCCCGGAGGTCAGTCATCGTGTTCAAGAATCTCAAAATCGGCGCCCGTCTGGGCTTCGGCTTCGGTTTCATCGTCATTCTGCTGCTCGGCATCTCGGTCCTCTCCTATCTGCGCGTCAGCGGGCTCAACGCCGACATCGACAAGCTGGTCAACCACTTCTTCCCGAAAACGGTCTGGGCCAACCATATCATT contains:
- a CDS encoding SHOCT domain-containing protein; its protein translation is MRALSSTGQQAINDLAQRYSFTPAAVLHMLDAVSNARGSMAQFNHPEFGGAGQWMRGGMTMLSEMFNHSLKGRVDGLCHDLAALLASEPDLLRGGSFQSQSQGGGYSQQQSHDSGQLGGSFSDARQLQDGAGPVGPVSLFVPPTAGDAGDWWGGDLRWPTSTGAQNGVRYAYFAQARRLAIELGGRVTIYDTLDHQIGGFSQQQGLGGSLTFSSQYGLVDVASLPVVAVDGHLQAAAIPPPAAAPSSAPPSDSRGAHPSCGGSDIFALIERLADLHAKGILSAEEFAAKKTELLSRI
- a CDS encoding chemotaxis protein CheW encodes the protein MKGGAGVVECRFIEAFTHKVENVLDKLRNGEIPVSGELSTVMLACCDHLGALLDVLAAGLPQPDAAVQARGDALLATLTAQFLGGSLPAEDERHIETSGGGVVTTDAWHLSVRFGPGVLKNGVDPLSLLHYLTSLGEITHLTTLADTLPAADAMDPECCYLGFEIGFQTRASKAQIEQVFDFVRDECTLHILPPHSKIDEYMQLIKESPEDPMRLGEILVYSGALTQAELDTGLAAQSRAAVESDTLPPRPIGAILVEQKVVHSELVEAAASRQTVISEKKTREARMIRVHADKLDQLIDLVGEMVIAGASTYLLAQRSGRSELIESTAVLRRLVENIRDSALQLRMVPIGETFNRFQRVVRDNARELGKTIDLAIIDGFLTGVGPASYVVPLDSVVECIELGEVSASRNYLNLRGEVLPFVRLRELFGIGGEIPDRQNVVIVQYAGEKAGLVVDTLLGEFQTVIKPLGVLFKHLRGIGGSTILGTGEVALILDVPALVGLVTRLEDQRLTAPPAAERLAAY
- a CDS encoding MCP four helix bundle domain-containing protein, with translation MFKNLKIGARLGFGFGFIVILLLGISVLSYLRVSGLNADIDKLVNHFFPKTVWANHIIEAINLIARAQRNLLIDPRPEESKLRTSMPAKRWETSRPS